A single genomic interval of Cyanobacterium sp. T60_A2020_053 harbors:
- the hemB gene encoding porphobilinogen synthase, with the protein MAVYSLTYRPRRLRRTAGIRALVQETVLTVNDLIYPVFVTEGENIKQEIVSMPDAFRFSLDLLLKELEEVYSLGIKAIALFPLISEDKKDNEGTESYNPDGLVQRTIKAIKKALPELVVITDVALDPFSPFGHDGIVEDGVILNDETVEVLVKMAVSQAEAGADFVAPSDMMDGRIGAIRDGLDQAGFTDVGIIAYSAKYASAYYGPFRDALDSAPKFGDKKTYQMDLANSREAITEVALDIEEGADMVMIKPALAYLDIVRRVREYTEIPVVAYNVSGEYAMIKAAAANGWIDEDKIVLETLTSMKRAGADLILTYFAKQVASLLAN; encoded by the coding sequence ATGGCTGTTTATTCTTTAACCTATCGCCCTCGCCGTTTACGTCGCACCGCAGGAATACGGGCGCTGGTACAAGAAACTGTGTTAACTGTTAATGATTTAATTTACCCTGTTTTTGTTACGGAGGGGGAAAATATTAAGCAAGAAATAGTATCGATGCCTGATGCTTTTCGTTTCAGTCTCGATTTATTATTAAAAGAGTTAGAGGAAGTTTACTCTTTAGGCATTAAAGCCATTGCACTTTTTCCCCTCATCAGTGAAGATAAGAAAGATAATGAAGGTACAGAAAGCTACAATCCTGATGGTTTGGTGCAGCGCACGATCAAAGCTATTAAAAAAGCGTTACCTGAGTTAGTGGTGATTACCGATGTGGCGCTTGATCCTTTTTCCCCTTTTGGTCATGATGGTATTGTGGAAGATGGGGTAATTCTCAATGATGAAACTGTGGAAGTTTTGGTCAAAATGGCGGTTTCCCAAGCAGAAGCTGGGGCGGATTTTGTAGCGCCCTCCGACATGATGGATGGTAGAATCGGTGCGATTCGTGATGGTTTGGATCAAGCTGGGTTCACTGACGTAGGTATTATTGCTTATTCTGCTAAATATGCTTCCGCCTATTATGGACCATTTCGGGATGCCTTGGATTCAGCGCCGAAATTTGGCGATAAAAAAACCTATCAAATGGATTTGGCTAACAGTCGGGAGGCTATCACTGAGGTAGCTTTGGATATTGAGGAGGGCGCTGATATGGTAATGATTAAACCGGCTTTGGCTTACCTCGACATCGTGCGCCGTGTCAGGGAATATACAGAAATTCCTGTGGTAGCTTATAACGTCAGTGGGGAGTATGCCATGATTAAGGCTGCGGCGGCTAACGGTTGGATTGATGAGGATAAAATTGTCCTTGAAACCCTCACCAGTATGAAAAGGGCGGGCGCTGATTTGATTTTGACTTATTTTGCTAAACAGGTTGCTTCTCTTTTGGCTAATTGA
- a CDS encoding glycosyltransferase family 4 protein produces the protein MTLNKTIVFCASDLEEEFYRGIGFYAQSVIRATKNLGYNNYLLTSAKKEKIIPLQQLEILRNIDKPINPSQKKIILHYLYGLLGKYKFKHISQVEPSYYETISKLNYLVNIDGYINKTSLYKTINLHSILFDFPLTIDTKKADILFCSAPSAVRNNYRGGLTVQTIHDIIPLVTLYHPPSDKFNSLFYKNITTSLKYADIVLTISEFSRQEVLRIFPKFADKLKVIYQPIPIAENELKLAESDLLNRSTLNKFGLRKERYLLYIGALEKRKNIDRLIEAYLAVKNKIKMPLLLVGSLGYGSEIFTGKMQSEGIRYLGYVSNLDKLILLKNANCFVFPSLYEGFGLPPLEAMTMGCPVITSNISAIPEACGNAPLYINPNSIEDMAERILEIHDNYSLRKDIINKGYQQVKKYSLENYQRDFSELFN, from the coding sequence ATGACTTTAAATAAAACCATTGTTTTTTGTGCTTCAGATTTAGAAGAAGAATTTTATCGAGGTATTGGCTTTTATGCTCAATCTGTCATCAGAGCGACTAAAAATTTAGGTTATAACAATTATCTTTTAACCAGTGCTAAAAAAGAAAAAATTATCCCTTTACAACAGTTAGAAATTCTCCGTAATATTGATAAGCCTATTAATCCTAGTCAAAAAAAAATTATTTTACATTATCTTTACGGATTACTAGGAAAATATAAATTTAAGCATATTTCTCAAGTTGAACCTAGTTATTATGAAACCATTAGTAAATTAAATTATTTAGTCAATATTGATGGTTATATTAATAAAACTTCTCTGTACAAAACTATTAATTTACATTCTATTTTATTTGATTTTCCCCTGACCATTGACACAAAAAAAGCTGATATTTTATTTTGTAGCGCCCCCAGCGCCGTCAGAAATAATTATCGTGGTGGTTTAACAGTGCAAACTATCCATGATATTATCCCCCTTGTCACCTTATATCATCCTCCTTCTGATAAATTTAATTCCTTATTTTATAAAAATATAACCACCAGTTTAAAATACGCTGATATAGTATTAACTATCTCTGAATTTTCTCGCCAAGAAGTTTTAAGAATTTTTCCAAAATTTGCTGATAAATTAAAAGTAATTTATCAACCCATTCCTATCGCAGAAAATGAGTTAAAATTAGCTGAAAGTGATTTATTAAATCGATCCACTTTAAATAAATTTGGCTTAAGAAAAGAACGTTATTTATTGTATATAGGAGCATTAGAAAAACGCAAAAATATTGACCGTTTAATTGAGGCATACTTAGCAGTTAAAAATAAAATAAAAATGCCTTTATTATTAGTTGGTTCATTAGGTTATGGCTCAGAAATATTCACTGGTAAAATGCAAAGTGAGGGCATTAGGTATTTAGGTTATGTTAGTAATTTAGATAAATTAATTTTACTTAAAAATGCTAATTGTTTTGTCTTTCCATCCTTATATGAAGGGTTTGGTTTACCCCCCCTAGAAGCTATGACCATGGGATGCCCTGTTATTACCTCTAATATCTCAGCTATTCCAGAAGCTTGTGGTAATGCACCTTTATATATTAATCCTAATAGTATAGAAGATATGGCGGAAAGAATCCTCGAAATTCATGATAACTACTCTCTTAGAAAAGATATAATTAATAAGGGTTATCAGCAAGTTAAAAAATATAGTTTAGAAAATTATCAAAGAGACTTTTCAGAATTATTTAATTAG
- a CDS encoding peroxiredoxin: MALTVGTQAPAFTTKDDQGNTVSLGDFAGKIVILYFYPKDDTPGCTKEAQGFRDKYQEYQDKEMVVLGVSNDDEASHQAFKEKYGLPFQLLADTDRSISKAYDVDGGGYPKRVTYIINGEGVITHVDTNVNTSSHAQDILATIA, translated from the coding sequence ATGGCACTTACCGTAGGCACTCAAGCACCAGCATTCACTACCAAAGATGATCAAGGCAATACCGTTTCTTTAGGTGATTTTGCTGGTAAAATTGTGATTTTATATTTCTATCCTAAAGATGATACCCCCGGTTGTACCAAAGAAGCGCAGGGTTTTCGGGATAAATACCAAGAATATCAAGATAAAGAAATGGTAGTTTTAGGAGTGAGTAATGATGATGAGGCATCTCACCAAGCCTTTAAAGAAAAGTATGGTTTACCTTTCCAACTTTTAGCTGACACCGATAGAAGTATCTCCAAAGCATACGATGTTGATGGCGGTGGTTATCCCAAGCGTGTCACATACATTATCAATGGTGAAGGGGTAATTACCCATGTTGATACCAATGTTAACACCAGTAGTCATGCTCAAGATATTTTAGCCACCATTGCTTAA
- the csaB gene encoding polysaccharide pyruvyl transferase CsaB yields the protein MRKAIICGYYGRGNAGDEALLLALLERLPAPLTPIILSGNPSLTTKNYGVKSYSRQQIIQEIWHGKKDDYFIWGGGSLMQDATSWRSPIFYGGLMKLAQLKGLITIAYAQGIGPLNSPFTRWLTKDVLSKCHGVSVRDQASARLLEQWHIPHFSAPDPVWALSAKLNKSLKLPSSPHIGVNLRSHISLTETKLNTIIDALITLQKNTNANIILIPFQPQNDLILCQKVAEKLQGKNEIIQLDNPQELKGIFREIKMLIGMRLHSIIMGASEGCNCFALSYDPKVSQLMTELHIPGIELTAMGADAHTLAQQWLNLYTQGEGMGAQKREELKTSALLHEKLFD from the coding sequence ATGAGAAAAGCCATAATTTGTGGTTATTATGGGCGGGGAAATGCCGGAGATGAGGCTTTATTGTTGGCATTATTAGAAAGATTACCAGCGCCCCTCACCCCAATTATATTATCAGGAAATCCATCATTAACCACTAAAAATTATGGTGTAAAAAGTTATTCTCGTCAGCAAATTATTCAAGAAATTTGGCATGGTAAAAAGGATGATTATTTTATTTGGGGAGGCGGTAGTTTAATGCAAGATGCCACCAGTTGGCGCAGTCCAATTTTTTATGGTGGCTTGATGAAATTAGCTCAATTAAAAGGCTTAATTACCATTGCCTACGCGCAGGGAATTGGTCCTTTAAATAGTCCTTTTACCCGTTGGCTAACCAAAGATGTTTTAAGTAAATGTCATGGTGTAAGTGTGCGAGATCAAGCATCAGCAAGACTTTTGGAGCAATGGCACATACCACATTTTAGCGCCCCTGACCCCGTTTGGGCATTATCAGCTAAACTTAATAAATCTCTAAAATTACCATCATCTCCTCATATTGGCGTTAATTTAAGGTCTCATATTTCTTTAACTGAAACTAAATTAAATACGATTATTGACGCATTAATTACATTACAAAAAAACACTAATGCTAATATTATCTTAATTCCTTTTCAGCCTCAAAATGATCTTATACTGTGTCAAAAAGTAGCTGAAAAATTACAGGGAAAAAATGAAATTATTCAGTTAGATAACCCTCAAGAATTAAAAGGAATTTTCCGAGAAATAAAGATGTTAATTGGCATGAGATTACATAGTATTATTATGGGTGCTTCTGAAGGTTGTAATTGTTTTGCCTTGTCTTATGACCCCAAAGTATCTCAATTAATGACAGAATTACATATACCCGGCATAGAATTAACGGCCATGGGCGCTGATGCTCACACCTTAGCACAGCAATGGCTCAATCTTTACACTCAAGGGGAGGGGATGGGCGCGCAGAAAAGAGAAGAATTAAAAACTTCGGCGCTTCTTCACGAAAAATTATTTGACTAA
- a CDS encoding RidA family protein has product MTQKTIINTTLAPAPVGPYNQAVVAKGAMVFVAGQIPLNAEGNLVGGDDIKAQTHQVIKNIQAILTEAGTNLDAVVKTSVFLSDLTNFAPMNEVYGKYFSNNSPARACVEVSRLPKDVLVEIECIAVL; this is encoded by the coding sequence ATGACTCAAAAAACTATTATTAATACTACCTTAGCACCAGCGCCCGTTGGACCTTATAATCAAGCAGTAGTGGCGAAGGGCGCTATGGTATTTGTAGCTGGGCAAATTCCCTTAAATGCAGAGGGAAATTTAGTGGGAGGAGATGACATCAAAGCCCAAACTCATCAAGTTATCAAAAATATTCAAGCAATTTTAACTGAAGCAGGGACAAATTTAGACGCAGTGGTTAAAACCAGCGTATTTTTAAGCGATTTAACTAACTTTGCCCCGATGAATGAAGTATATGGCAAATATTTTAGTAATAATTCCCCGGCGCGCGCCTGTGTAGAAGTTTCTCGCTTACCCAAGGATGTTTTAGTGGAAATCGAATGTATCGCCGTTTTATAA
- a CDS encoding DUF29 domain-containing protein, translating to MKVTKEVNLKKLYEIDDHLWLEETINLLKGNRLNELDIENLIEELESLAKRDKLAMASLLEQVIIHLLLLDYWHNEYERNHHHWQLEIISFRRQLNKRMTKNLYNYLVDNLDDCYDYCRKYVLKKSGLDTFPLQCPYSLEKILDQDFL from the coding sequence ATGAAAGTAACAAAAGAAGTCAATTTAAAAAAACTATATGAAATTGATGATCATTTGTGGCTGGAAGAAACTATTAATTTACTAAAAGGGAATAGATTAAATGAGTTAGATATAGAAAATTTAATTGAGGAGTTAGAAAGTTTGGCAAAGCGAGATAAATTGGCAATGGCAAGTTTGTTAGAACAAGTCATTATTCATTTACTTTTGCTAGATTATTGGCATAATGAATATGAAAGAAACCATCATCATTGGCAATTAGAAATAATAAGTTTTCGCCGACAACTTAATAAAAGAATGACCAAGAATCTTTACAATTATTTAGTAGATAATTTAGATGATTGTTATGATTATTGTCGCAAATATGTGCTCAAAAAATCTGGTTTAGATACTTTTCCGCTACAATGTCCTTACAGTTTAGAAAAAATATTAGACCAAGATTTTTTATAG
- a CDS encoding superoxide dismutase, with the protein MAYELAPLPYDYTALEPCISKSTLEFHHDKHHAAYVSKFNDAVKGTELDSLSIEEAIKTLAKDSSKAGVFNNAAQAWNHSFYWQCMKPNGGGTPTGELAAKIDADFGSFDKFVEEFTNAGATQFGSGWAWLVLDNGTLKVTKTGNADNPFTAGQTPLLTMDVWEHAYYLDYQNKRPSYIDDFLGKLVNWDFVAQNLANA; encoded by the coding sequence ATGGCTTACGAATTAGCTCCTTTACCTTACGATTACACAGCTTTAGAACCCTGTATTTCTAAAAGCACCCTAGAATTTCACCACGACAAGCACCATGCCGCCTACGTTAGCAAATTTAATGATGCGGTTAAAGGCACAGAATTAGATTCTCTCTCCATTGAGGAAGCCATTAAAACCCTTGCCAAAGATTCTAGCAAAGCAGGAGTGTTTAATAATGCTGCCCAAGCATGGAATCATAGCTTCTATTGGCAATGTATGAAGCCTAATGGTGGTGGCACCCCCACCGGCGAATTAGCTGCTAAAATTGATGCAGATTTCGGTAGTTTTGATAAATTTGTTGAAGAATTTACCAATGCAGGTGCTACTCAATTCGGTAGTGGTTGGGCTTGGTTAGTATTAGATAATGGTACTCTTAAAGTAACTAAAACTGGTAATGCTGATAACCCTTTCACTGCTGGGCAAACTCCTTTATTAACCATGGATGTATGGGAACACGCTTACTATTTAGACTATCAAAACAAACGTCCTAGCTATATCGATGATTTCTTAGGTAAGTTAGTTAACTGGGATTTTGTGGCTCAAAATTTGGCTAATGCTTAA